From Podospora bellae-mahoneyi strain CBS 112042 chromosome 3, whole genome shotgun sequence, the proteins below share one genomic window:
- a CDS encoding hypothetical protein (EggNog:ENOG503P660) gives MGSHAPPHHNHHNHHPQHPDADPAQAVDGLVRAIRDLTSDPNYKLVADVFSEFLFVKEQNNQLSTSHQVLLEEYRKFRNELEDQKEILVKERREMELVVQEKVQEIFQLTATRTRLETDLEATHRALEEEIEAATQAAEAAAKKYADLRDQTTLEYADLKARKEQEYADLVDLKKLELSEFKALTTKQYQDLEAAKLAVEEEKKTNEAAAAAAAVLAAGTIAALTAAKAELEKTLEQIKADNDATIQALKEKAEGLEAAEKALEEELEAAKQKIATLETALEERNKEISGLQESLRAAEEQITSLQQTLEEKNNKIDDLHGQLTTETTRAEKAESENHDLHNRLEDTEHKLEVTSNKLADLEQYRIELQHDNEDTYVAVLDKIWTTIVTLVETSFRHDIDDAILSDASCWTNLRSSPYLKMATQLQIPLPQSNTAAAKGMRISAVLAILSRALHRHIFRPNYLLEDDDEPLLKFLRALEDDDPAREAHFRATMLAMMPERQLEQAARRVKTVVREVSWVVQHLLTALQFEAFCTGLEAACRLACEQWMRIQVANMKIEPYFGPPYDDYDWQVLDLPEFAEAIENDKAVETDEEVPPTSIDERLESALAEASKIPIPASIRTVSAAGTLPGDKLLVNDTDNGSLHSAHEHEDEFEGEVDPDEILLVVWPSMCCVENGELMSITQGLVISKEQARPALDESRPPRPKLIARPGSRRARTMSMPAGQSRSGSPQRAMTGKVTNHFMMMARELDSAAAEEVASQAASAT, from the coding sequence ATGGGCTCTCACGCTCCTccacaccacaaccatcacaaccaccacccccagcacCCAGATGCCGACCCCGCCCAGGCGGTCGACGGCCTGGTCCGCGCCATCCGCGATCTCACCTCGGACCCAAACTACAAGCTCGTCGCCGACGTCTTCAGTGAATTCCTCTTCGTCAAGGAGCAAAACAACCAACTCAGCACCTCTCACCAAGTATTACTGGAGGAATACCGCAAATTCCGCAATGAGCTCGAAGACCAAAAGGAAATCCTCGTCAAGGAGCGACGAGAGATGGAGCTGGTCGTCCAGGAGAAGGTCCAGGAGATCTTTCAGCTCACTGCCACCAGGACAAGGTTAGAGACTGACTTGGAAGCGACGCACagggcgttggaggaggagatcgagGCCGCGACacaggcggcggaggcggcggcaaaGAAGTATGCCGATTTGAGGGATCAAACGACGCTGGAGTATGCCGATCTCAAGGCGAGAAAGGAGCAGGAGTATGCCGATCTGGTGGACTTGAAGAAGCTTGAGTTGTCGGAGTTTAAGGCGCTCACGACGAAGCAGTATCAGGACCTGGAGGCGGCGAAGcttgctgtggaggaggagaagaagacgaacgaggcggcggcggcggctgctgccgtGCTGGCTGCGGGAACGATTGCTGCATTGACCGCGGCGAAGGCCGAGTTGGAAAAGACGCTTGAGCAGATCAAGGCCGACAATGACGCTACGATTCAGGccttgaaggagaaggcggaggggctggaggcggcagagaaggcgttggaggaagagctggaggcTGCCAAGCAAAAGATTGCCACTCTTGAGACAGCCTTGGAAGAGAGGAATAAGGAGATCTCCGGTCTCCAGGAGTCCCTCCGGGCCGCCGAAGAGCaaatcacctccctccagcaAACCctggaagaaaagaacaaTAAGATCGACGATCTCCACGGTCAACtcaccaccgagaccacCCGCGCGGAAAAGGCCGAGTCGGAAAACCACGACCTCCACAACCGCCTCGAAGACACCGAGCACAAGCTCGAAGTAACCTCCAACAAGCTCGCCGACCTCGAACAGTACCGCATCGAGCTCCAGCACGACAACGAAGACACCTACGTCGCCGTCCTCGACAAAATCTGGaccaccatcgtcacccTCGTCGAGACCTCCTTCCGGCACGACATCGACgacgccatcctctccgacGCCTCCTGCTGGACCAACCTCCGCAGCTCCCCCTACCTCAAAATGGCCACTCAGCTgcaaatccccctcccccagtccaacaccgccgccgcaaaAGGGATGCGCATCTCGGCCGTCCTGGCCATCCTGTCTCGCGCCCTCCACAGGCACATCTTCCGCCCCAACTACCTcctcgaagacgacgacgaaccCCTCCTCAAATTCCTCCGCGCcctcgaagacgacgacCCAGCCCGCGAAGCCCACTTCCGCGCCACCATGCTGGCAATGATGCCAGAACGCCAGCTCGAACAAGCCGCCCGCCGCGTCAAGACGGTCGTCAGGGAAGTCTCCTGGGTGGTCCAGCACCTCCTAACCGCCCTCCAATTCGAAGCCTTTTGCACCGGCCTCGAAGCCGCCTGCCGGCTGGCATGCGAGCAGTGGATGCGCATCCAGGTAGCCAACATGAAGATAGAGCCTTACTTTGGCCCCCCCTACGACGACTACGACTGGCAGGTCCTGGACCTGCCCGAGTTTGCCGAGGCGATTGAAAACGACAAAGCTGTCGAGACGGACGAAGAAGTTCCACCGACAAGCATCGACGAAAGACTTGAATCTGCGCTTGCAGAGGCGAGTAAAATCCCCATTCCGGCTTCCATCAGAACGGTCAGCGCGGCTGGTACACTGCCGGGTGACAAGCTCCTCGTCAACGACACCGACAACGGGAGCCTCCACTCGGCCCACGAGCATGAAGACGAGTttgagggcgaggtggaCCCGGACGAGATTCTGCTGGTCGTGTGGCCGAGCATGTGCTGTGTCGAGAATGGGGAGCTGATGTCCATCACgcaggggttggtgatttCAAAGGAGCAGGCGAGGCCGGCGCTGGATGAGAGCAGGCCGCCTAGGCCGAAGCTGATTGCGAGGCCGGggtcgaggagggcgaggacgatgagCATGCCTGCTGGTCAGAGCAGGAGCGGGAGTCCGCAGAGGGCCATGACGGGGAAGGTGACGAATCATTTTATGATGATGGCCAGGGAGTTGgattcggcggcggcggaggaggtggcgtcGCAGGCTGCTTCAGCTACCTAA